Genomic window (Leptotrichia sp. oral taxon 212):
ACTAAAGGTGAGGATGAGCAGGGACATAGATTTCTCATATGGGACAGAAATGATTTCTGGACAAATAACAGGACAGGAAAGGCAATATACTTTGGGCATACTCCTAGCAAGGACGGAAAGATAAAACATTATGTAAATGATGTACATTGTATTGATACAGGATCATATAAAAATGGAATTATAGCCTGTGTAGAACTTAAAACAGGAAAAGAAATGTATATTAAGGACAAGAAAATTGATAAAGGAAAGGAAAATTCTGAAGACTGATGAGAGACAATATTTATGTTGGACTTGTTCACTATCCTGTCTATAACAGGAACAGTGATGTTGTAGCAACATCTATAACTAACTTTGATATTCATGATATATCGAGAACATGCAGAACATATGATATAAAAAAATATTTTATAATAACACCTGTAGATGCACAGCAGGAACTTACAAACAGGATAATTAACTATTGGACTGAAGGGGATGGAATAGAATTTAATAAAAATAGGAAGGAAGCATTTGAAAATACAGATCTGTCTGATTCTGTAGAAGCTGCAGTGGCCACAATAACCGAAGTTGAGGGGAAAAAACCTAAAATAATAACAACTTCAGCCAAAATATTTCAAAATACAGTGTCTTATGACTTGATTGGAAAGGAAATGACAGAAGATGAAACGCCTTATCTCATACTTTTTGGTACAGGATGGGGACTGACAAACGAAATAATGGATATGTCATATAAAATTCTGGAACCGATAAGGGGAAAGACAAAATATAATCATTTATCTGTGAGAAGTGCTGTATCCATAATATTAGACAGGCTTTTAGGAGAAAATTAGAGAGAAGAAGAAAGATTATAAAATCAGAAAGGAGGATTTTTGAAATAATGGAAACTAGTAAAAATGGATTGGTAGGTCTTGTTGTAGTGAGCCATAGCAACAAATTGGCAGAGGAAATCATAAATTTTGCAAAATTGCTGCAGCAGGAGGATTTCAAAATTGAAAATGGAGGCAATATAAATCAGGAAATTTATGGGGCAACTGTTTCTACAATTAAAGATGCTATAAAAAGAGCAGATAAAGGTCAAGGAGTCTTAGTATTTGTAGATATGGGAAGTTCTATATTCCATGCAGTTAAAGCAGTAGAAGAACTCAGAGGAGAAGTTGAAGCTGAAATTGCAGACGCCCCTTTAGTTGAAGGGATTATATCAGCTGTTGCCGCTAACTTTGATGAAATGTCTCTTCCTGAACTGAAGGAAATAGCTGAAGGAAGCAGAAATTTTAAAAAAATAAAAAAATAGATAAGGAATATAGATGGAAAATTTAATAAATATAGGGACAATTATAGGAACTCATCATTTACTTGGAAGCGTGAAAATGAATTCGATTTTTATAGAAACTGAGTTGATTA
Coding sequences:
- a CDS encoding PTS-dependent dihydroxyacetone kinase phosphotransferase subunit DhaM, which translates into the protein METSKNGLVGLVVVSHSNKLAEEIINFAKLLQQEDFKIENGGNINQEIYGATVSTIKDAIKRADKGQGVLVFVDMGSSIFHAVKAVEELRGEVEAEIADAPLVEGIISAVAANFDEMSLPELKEIAEGSRNFKKIKK
- a CDS encoding RNA methyltransferase; the encoded protein is MRDNIYVGLVHYPVYNRNSDVVATSITNFDIHDISRTCRTYDIKKYFIITPVDAQQELTNRIINYWTEGDGIEFNKNRKEAFENTDLSDSVEAAVATITEVEGKKPKIITTSAKIFQNTVSYDLIGKEMTEDETPYLILFGTGWGLTNEIMDMSYKILEPIRGKTKYNHLSVRSAVSIILDRLLGEN